In Gemmatimonadota bacterium, the genomic stretch GCTATCGTTGCGTAGTGATGCGAGATGCGACCGTCGGCGTCGAGTCGCCGGACACGTTTCCGCAGCGGCTGGCGACCAACTATGGGCTCCACATCTTCGAGTGGACCCTCGGCCACGGCTGCACTTTCGCTCAGTTCAAGCAGGCAATAGAGCAAATTCAGGACGATCCGTCCACCTGATGTGAGACACGCGCCATGAGCCTGAGCATCTGTCCCTGGAAATACGGCAAACGCTGGGTTTACTCGATCACCTATGACGAGGCCCTGGCCGACCTGCATCGCTTCGCAATTCCCATGCACGAGGAGTACGGCATCCCGGGCCACGTCGAGGTCGTCGTCGGCCAGATGGGCGAGATCCGGAACATCGGCAACTCCAGTTTCAACGGATATCGCCATATGAACGCGGATGAGCTGCGCGACCTGCTTGCCCGCGGGTGGGGCGTAGGCAACCACTCTTGGAGCCACGAGGTTATTACGCCCGAGATGGTGGACCAGGAGATCGGCCAAGCCAGGCAGGTTCTGGAGGAAGCCCTCGGTGAGCCGATCATCCTGTACTGCTCACCCGGGGACAACACCAACATGGCTGACCACGTCCTCGATGCCTGCCACCGCTACGGCTACCTGGGCGCCATGAGCCTGACGGATGCGCTGAACCTACCAGAAGACGAACTGTTCTGGATTAATCGAACTCCGCTACACGACCACTACTACCCGCCCTTCTACAGTGCCTACGATCCTTTCCGGAATATCCGCCAGGCCCAGGCCGTGCAGGGCTGGCTCATCGATTACTGCCACTGCCCGCTGGAGACGCCCGTCCATCCCAACAAGGACTGCTCCGAAGCCCAGCTCAGGCAACGCCTTGAAACGGTCCTGTCCGAGGGAGGCGATTCGGTCTGGTGCGCGGTGCCCGAGGAAGCGCTCAGCTATCATCTGATGCGAAAGCACGCTCGGATTGAGAAGGCGGGGGGTGAGGGCGACTCGAAACGCTACCGAATTGGGCTGCCGGATTTGCCCGACCAGGTCCCGTACCGCAGTCTGACCATGGAAGCCGGTGTCCCGCCGGCCTGGTGCCGCGATCCCCGCGTCGTGGTGTACGGTGTGGAACTGGCCGCAGAAGTCGTACGGCCCGGTGTGCTGCGATTCACGGCGCAAGTGCGAGACGGGACAGTGGTCGAGATGGGTGACCGACCGATATCCTGAATGGTTCCAATACGTTCACGCACGGCCTTGCTTAGTACATCCCGCCGAACATCCACGAATCCGCTATATCGAAGGAGAGAAATCCGCCATGATTTCACGTCTATTCTTCACACTAGTTTTTGCGCTCTGCTGCAACCTGCTGATCGACCACCCAGGCACTGCCCAAACCTCGGAACGACAGGCAGAAATGCGCCTGGCACCAACCAGCAATGGAGAGACCAGCGAGATGAATTACCTCCTTTATTTGCCATCGGCATACGAAACGAACGAGCAGGAATGGCCGCTGCTCCTCTTCCTGCATGGCGCAGGCGAGCGTGGGGACGATCTCGAACTGGTGAAGGTCCACGGTCCGCCGAAGATGATCGCGGAAGGCGAGGACTTCCCCTTCGTGGTCATATCACCCCAATGTCCTGAAGGTGTGTGGTGGTCAATCGAAACGCTTCATGCGCTGATCAACGAAGTCGTCGAAACGCATCGCATCGATACGTCCCGGATCTACGTCACCGGTCTCAGCATGGGTGGATACGGGTCCTGGGGACTGGCCTACACCTATCCGGACCTGTTCGCCGCGGCCGTTCCCATCTGTGGGGGCGGGGAGCCGGAGAAGGCACCGCTGATGAAAGAGATTCCGACCTGGGTATTCCACGGTGCGAAAGACGAGGCCGTACCGCTCCAACGATCGCAGGAGATGGTCGATGCGCTTGAGGCTGCCGGTGGGGA encodes the following:
- a CDS encoding polysaccharide deacetylase family protein — translated: MSLSICPWKYGKRWVYSITYDEALADLHRFAIPMHEEYGIPGHVEVVVGQMGEIRNIGNSSFNGYRHMNADELRDLLARGWGVGNHSWSHEVITPEMVDQEIGQARQVLEEALGEPIILYCSPGDNTNMADHVLDACHRYGYLGAMSLTDALNLPEDELFWINRTPLHDHYYPPFYSAYDPFRNIRQAQAVQGWLIDYCHCPLETPVHPNKDCSEAQLRQRLETVLSEGGDSVWCAVPEEALSYHLMRKHARIEKAGGEGDSKRYRIGLPDLPDQVPYRSLTMEAGVPPAWCRDPRVVVYGVELAAEVVRPGVLRFTAQVRDGTVVEMGDRPIS
- a CDS encoding prolyl oligopeptidase family serine peptidase; protein product: MRLAPTSNGETSEMNYLLYLPSAYETNEQEWPLLLFLHGAGERGDDLELVKVHGPPKMIAEGEDFPFVVISPQCPEGVWWSIETLHALINEVVETHRIDTSRIYVTGLSMGGYGSWGLAYTYPDLFAAAVPICGGGEPEKAPLMKEIPTWVFHGAKDEAVPLQRSQEMVDALEAAGGDVQFTVYPEAGHVGAWENAYGDPELWDWLVKQRRD